A region of Moorena producens PAL-8-15-08-1 DNA encodes the following proteins:
- a CDS encoding CPXCG motif-containing cysteine-rich protein: MQETAQYSCAYCGETNLTFVDLSAGEQQSYIEDCQVCCHPNILYVRVDQETLDIEIDSDYDG, translated from the coding sequence ATGCAAGAGACTGCTCAATATTCCTGTGCCTATTGTGGTGAAACCAATTTGACCTTTGTAGATCTAAGCGCTGGTGAACAGCAATCCTATATCGAAGATTGTCAAGTCTGCTGTCATCCAAACATTTTGTATGTAAGGGTGGATCAAGAAACTCTCGATATTGAGATTGACAGCGATTATGATGGCTAA
- a CDS encoding VIT domain-containing protein, with product MPMPTHALLCSKQLLGGLYVNEEEEHSVFPLKHTEVYAKITGHMSRVEVTQTFDNPFSEPLEAVYIFPLPDEAAVDEMEIKLSDRIIEGNIKKREDAQTIYEEACSQGRTAGLLEQERDNIFTQSLAHIKPGEQIEVTLRYTDQLQFQGGNYEFVFPMVVGPRFIPGTPIDESGDTDFVPDASRITPPLIPPDMRSGHDIGVTIDIDAGVAITEVCSTSHQINIEQLNIEQKGPILRVKLSQEDTIPNKDLILRYGIAKEHTQTTVLTHSDQRGNHFAVYLIPALEYSIDEIVPKDVVFLIDTSGSQMGDPLLKSQELMRRFINGLNPKDTFTIIDISDTATQLSTKPLSNTPQNCRKAINYINQLKANGGTYLLKGIRNLLNLPAAPEGRLRSIVLLSDGYISNENQVLAEVQQQLKPGNRIYSFGVGSSPNRFLLNRLAEIGRGIARIVRQDEPTEAVAEQFFRQINNPVLTNIHVTWEGSGEAIIYPNRTPDLFTQQPLVICGRISPIQEFQAEQLQVSNLKTPTSALRITATRADGSYYEKRFNLNFDQADNPAIAQLWGRARIKHLMQQMLSCETKAGVEAVTETALSYQLLCQYTAFVAISDQLPVAGESHLISMQVPVTIPEGVNWEGMIKSTFASAIQDRLRLQKWRSGLRVGDKGSTRQAEIDINSKLLPHDQGTKGTPKNSNINRSLLFSLSPLSSPTAWSSPIPRSVLPISEYRKLGVKTKAWIQQSEYRQNRSKESKLTNDNDNLYAPGKASEIIPQEYITSKTLQDITNHNDNPYYSHQESKIINEEYLANQSPDNLELNNFELTLVCPRLIQKVKSEILSSAAISHHRLQLVRVKGLDEIGTTCLTQHLQRLNLPLGVAGEIVFEFLVRRGRVIRVMWDEAASTLTESQMIDLIKRSLSCWRVPQTSVKSVCLTLRITEGATQ from the coding sequence ATGCCCATGCCCACTCATGCACTATTATGCTCCAAGCAGTTGCTAGGGGGACTATACGTTAACGAAGAGGAGGAACACTCGGTATTTCCTCTGAAACATACAGAGGTTTATGCCAAAATCACTGGTCACATGTCACGGGTAGAGGTGACACAGACCTTTGATAATCCTTTCAGCGAACCCTTAGAAGCGGTCTATATCTTTCCACTACCGGATGAAGCGGCGGTGGATGAGATGGAGATTAAATTAAGCGATCGCATAATTGAGGGCAATATCAAAAAACGGGAAGACGCTCAAACTATCTACGAAGAAGCTTGCAGTCAGGGGCGGACTGCGGGACTCTTAGAGCAAGAACGGGATAATATTTTTACTCAATCTCTGGCTCACATTAAACCAGGGGAGCAAATTGAGGTCACCCTTCGCTATACCGATCAGCTACAGTTCCAGGGGGGTAATTATGAATTTGTCTTCCCAATGGTAGTTGGCCCCCGTTTCATACCTGGTACTCCCATTGATGAGAGTGGGGATACTGACTTCGTTCCCGATGCTTCCCGGATCACTCCACCCTTGATTCCGCCAGACATGCGCTCAGGTCATGACATTGGAGTAACTATCGATATTGACGCTGGAGTAGCAATTACAGAGGTTTGTTCTACCTCCCATCAGATTAACATTGAACAACTCAACATTGAACAAAAGGGGCCAATCCTGCGGGTCAAACTGAGTCAGGAAGATACGATTCCCAACAAAGACCTGATTCTACGCTATGGGATTGCCAAGGAGCACACTCAGACAACAGTACTTACCCACTCAGATCAACGGGGCAATCATTTTGCTGTGTATCTTATCCCCGCTTTAGAATATAGCATCGATGAGATTGTGCCAAAGGATGTGGTGTTCTTAATCGATACCTCTGGTTCTCAAATGGGGGATCCTCTGCTAAAGTCTCAGGAATTGATGCGTCGGTTTATTAATGGACTCAATCCCAAGGATACCTTTACCATTATTGATATTTCAGATACCGCTACCCAGCTATCTACCAAACCCTTATCGAATACCCCCCAAAACTGTAGAAAGGCGATTAACTACATCAATCAATTAAAAGCCAACGGTGGTACTTATTTACTCAAAGGTATTCGTAACTTGCTGAATTTACCAGCTGCACCAGAGGGACGACTACGGAGTATTGTACTGCTAAGTGATGGCTACATTAGCAATGAGAATCAGGTACTAGCAGAAGTACAGCAACAGCTTAAACCTGGAAATCGCATCTATAGCTTTGGTGTCGGCAGTTCTCCGAACCGCTTTCTGCTGAATCGCTTAGCTGAAATTGGACGGGGAATAGCTAGAATCGTGCGTCAAGATGAACCAACTGAAGCAGTAGCGGAACAGTTTTTCCGTCAAATTAATAACCCAGTGCTAACCAATATTCACGTTACCTGGGAAGGCTCAGGGGAAGCAATAATTTATCCCAATCGCACTCCGGATCTATTTACCCAGCAGCCTTTGGTTATCTGTGGACGTATTTCTCCCATTCAAGAGTTCCAGGCAGAACAGTTGCAGGTTAGCAACTTGAAAACCCCTACTAGTGCTCTCAGAATTACGGCTACTAGGGCGGATGGTAGTTACTACGAGAAAAGATTTAACCTCAATTTTGATCAAGCCGACAATCCAGCCATTGCCCAGCTGTGGGGTAGAGCAAGGATTAAACACCTGATGCAGCAAATGTTGAGCTGTGAAACTAAAGCTGGAGTAGAGGCAGTTACGGAAACAGCGTTGAGTTATCAACTATTGTGCCAGTACACCGCTTTTGTGGCTATCAGTGATCAGCTACCGGTTGCAGGAGAAAGCCACCTCATATCCATGCAAGTACCAGTAACAATCCCAGAAGGAGTTAACTGGGAAGGCATGATCAAAAGTACTTTTGCTAGTGCAATTCAGGATAGACTCAGGCTACAAAAGTGGCGTTCAGGGTTGAGAGTGGGGGATAAGGGCAGCACCAGACAAGCAGAAATTGACATCAATTCCAAATTATTGCCTCATGACCAGGGGACAAAGGGGACACCAAAGAACTCTAATATCAACAGATCTTTATTGTTTTCCCTCTCTCCCTTGTCTTCTCCCACCGCCTGGTCTTCTCCTATCCCAAGGTCTGTCCTACCAATAAGTGAATATAGGAAATTAGGGGTTAAAACCAAAGCTTGGATTCAACAGTCAGAGTATAGGCAAAACAGGTCCAAGGAATCTAAGCTAACCAATGATAATGATAATCTATATGCTCCCGGTAAGGCATCAGAAATTATCCCTCAGGAGTATATTACTTCTAAGACACTTCAGGATATAACAAATCATAATGATAATCCCTATTATAGTCATCAGGAATCAAAAATTATCAATGAGGAGTATTTAGCCAATCAATCACCAGATAATTTGGAATTGAATAATTTTGAATTGACCTTGGTCTGTCCTAGATTGATTCAAAAGGTGAAGTCAGAGATATTAAGCTCAGCGGCAATCAGCCATCACAGGTTACAGTTGGTCAGAGTTAAGGGATTAGATGAAATAGGGACAACTTGTTTAACCCAACATCTGCAACGGTTGAACTTACCCCTAGGGGTAGCTGGTGAAATTGTCTTCGAGTTCCTAGTGCGTAGAGGTCGCGTGATCAGGGTGATGTGGGATGAAGCAGCCTCTACCCTGACGGAATCCCAAATGATTGATTTGATTAAGCGATCGCTTTCTTGTTGGCGAGTTCCCCAAACCTCTGTCAAGAGCGTGTGTTTAACCTTACGGATTACCGAAGGTGCAACTCAATGA
- a CDS encoding retropepsin-like aspartic protease family protein, which produces MKPYLPIQLLTTLFVITTSTVTPAVSNAQIDLPCFMRDANGNLIDLGKLCGISKQNSSGVITIPIKRRVYNTPVIDVTFNGKRTFEMVVDTGASVVTITPKMAKALALKPEGTARMDTANGTVDVPLGRLASAAAGGIVANNLLVAVSPSLSIGLLGHNFYQDYDLTIKQDVIELHLR; this is translated from the coding sequence GTGAAACCCTATTTACCAATCCAACTATTAACAACATTATTTGTAATCACAACCAGCACCGTGACTCCTGCTGTTTCTAACGCTCAAATCGATTTACCCTGTTTCATGCGGGATGCCAATGGCAATCTGATTGACCTTGGCAAACTTTGCGGCATTTCAAAGCAAAACAGTTCAGGAGTGATTACAATCCCGATCAAACGTCGAGTCTATAACACTCCTGTGATTGATGTCACTTTTAATGGTAAACGAACCTTTGAAATGGTGGTTGATACAGGAGCATCCGTCGTGACAATTACCCCAAAAATGGCAAAAGCTTTGGCATTGAAGCCAGAAGGAACTGCCAGGATGGATACAGCTAATGGTACAGTTGATGTACCCCTGGGTCGCTTGGCCTCCGCTGCCGCAGGAGGGATTGTGGCTAACAACCTACTAGTTGCTGTTAGTCCATCCCTGTCAATTGGACTGCTAGGACACAATTTCTATCAAGATTATGATCTGACGATTAAGCAAGATGTCATTGAGTTGCACCTTCGGTAA
- the psaA gene encoding photosystem I core protein PsaA gives MPLEVDKDPVPTSFEKWGKPGHFDRTLARGPKTTTWIWNLHANAHDFDSHTSDLEDVSRKIFSAHFGHLAVVFVWLSGMYFHGARFSNYEAWLSDPTTIKPSAQVVWPVVGQGILNGDVGGGFHGIQITSGFFQLWRASGITNSYQLYVTAIGGLVMAALMLFAGWFHYHKKAPKLSWFQNVESMMNHHLQVLLGCGCLGWAGHQIHVSLPINKLLDSGVAPSEIPLPHEFILNKGLMADLYPSFAKGITPFFTLNWGVYSDFLTFHGGLNPVTGGLWLSDTAHHHLALGVLFIIAGHMYRTNWGIGHSMKEILEAHKGPFTGEGHKGLYEILTTSWHAQLAINLAMLGSLTIIVAHHMYAMPPYPYLATDYGTQLCLFTHHMWIGAFCIVGGAAHGAIFMVRDYDPAKNVNNLLDRVIRHRDAIISHLNWVCIWLGFHSFGLYIHNDTMRALGRPQDMFSDTAIQLQPIFAQWIQNIHNVAPGGTAPNALETVSYAFGGGMVEVGGKVAMMPIELGTADFMVHHIHAFTIHVTALILLKGVLFARSSRLIPDKANLGFRFPCDGPGRGGTCQVSGWDHVFLGLFWMYNCISVVIFHFSWKMQSDVWGTVFPDGSVSHIANGNFAQSAITINGWLRDFLWAQASNVITSYGSALSAYGIMFLAGHFVFAFSLMFLFSGRGYWQELIESIVWAHNKLKVAPSIQPRALSITQGRAVGVAHYLLGGIVVTWSFFIARILSVG, from the coding sequence ATGCCACTCGAGGTCGATAAAGACCCGGTACCAACTTCCTTTGAGAAGTGGGGTAAGCCAGGTCATTTTGATCGAACCCTAGCGAGAGGTCCCAAAACCACCACTTGGATTTGGAACCTTCACGCTAACGCTCATGATTTCGATAGTCATACCAGTGACTTAGAAGACGTTTCTCGCAAAATTTTTAGTGCACACTTCGGTCACCTAGCCGTTGTCTTTGTTTGGTTGAGCGGCATGTACTTCCATGGTGCTCGTTTTTCCAACTACGAGGCATGGCTGAGTGATCCGACTACTATTAAGCCCAGTGCTCAAGTGGTTTGGCCTGTGGTTGGTCAAGGCATTTTGAATGGCGATGTTGGTGGGGGCTTCCACGGCATCCAAATCACCTCTGGTTTCTTCCAGCTGTGGCGTGCTTCCGGTATCACCAATAGCTACCAACTGTACGTAACAGCTATTGGTGGTCTGGTAATGGCAGCCCTGATGCTATTTGCTGGCTGGTTCCACTACCACAAGAAGGCTCCGAAACTGTCATGGTTTCAGAACGTGGAGTCGATGATGAACCACCACTTACAAGTGCTGCTGGGCTGCGGCTGCCTGGGTTGGGCAGGTCACCAGATCCATGTGTCTTTGCCCATAAACAAGCTCTTGGATTCTGGGGTGGCTCCTAGTGAGATTCCACTGCCCCATGAGTTCATATTAAATAAGGGCTTGATGGCGGATCTTTATCCCAGTTTTGCTAAGGGCATAACCCCCTTCTTCACCCTGAACTGGGGCGTCTACTCTGACTTCCTCACCTTCCATGGTGGTCTGAATCCGGTCACCGGTGGATTGTGGTTGTCAGATACCGCTCACCATCACCTAGCTCTAGGAGTCCTGTTTATCATTGCTGGCCACATGTACCGTACTAACTGGGGTATTGGTCATAGCATGAAGGAAATTCTAGAGGCTCATAAGGGTCCGTTCACTGGTGAAGGACACAAAGGTCTTTATGAAATCCTGACTACGTCCTGGCATGCCCAGCTAGCGATTAACCTAGCCATGCTAGGCTCCCTGACCATAATTGTGGCTCATCATATGTACGCGATGCCTCCGTATCCGTACCTTGCCACAGACTATGGTACTCAGCTGTGCCTATTCACCCACCATATGTGGATTGGTGCCTTCTGTATTGTCGGAGGTGCAGCCCATGGTGCTATTTTCATGGTGCGGGACTATGACCCAGCCAAGAATGTGAACAACCTACTAGACCGGGTGATCCGTCACCGCGATGCAATTATCTCTCACCTGAACTGGGTGTGTATCTGGTTAGGTTTCCATTCCTTTGGTCTTTACATTCACAACGATACAATGCGGGCTTTGGGTCGCCCTCAGGATATGTTCTCTGATACGGCGATTCAACTACAGCCAATCTTTGCCCAGTGGATTCAAAACATCCACAACGTAGCGCCGGGAGGAACTGCTCCCAATGCTTTGGAAACCGTTAGCTATGCCTTTGGCGGAGGCATGGTAGAAGTAGGCGGTAAAGTGGCAATGATGCCGATTGAGCTGGGTACTGCGGACTTTATGGTTCACCATATCCATGCGTTCACCATCCATGTCACTGCACTAATTCTGCTCAAAGGGGTACTGTTTGCCCGTTCGTCACGTCTGATCCCCGATAAAGCTAACTTAGGCTTCCGCTTCCCCTGCGATGGTCCAGGTCGTGGCGGTACCTGCCAGGTATCCGGTTGGGATCATGTGTTCCTAGGCTTGTTCTGGATGTATAACTGCATCTCTGTGGTTATTTTCCACTTCAGCTGGAAGATGCAATCTGATGTCTGGGGAACAGTATTCCCGGATGGAAGTGTGTCTCACATTGCCAATGGCAACTTTGCCCAAAGTGCGATCACCATCAATGGCTGGTTACGGGACTTTTTGTGGGCACAAGCCTCAAATGTAATCACATCTTACGGCTCAGCTCTGTCGGCATACGGCATAATGTTCCTAGCTGGTCACTTCGTCTTTGCCTTTAGCCTGATGTTCCTATTTAGTGGTCGTGGTTACTGGCAAGAACTGATCGAATCCATCGTTTGGGCTCATAATAAATTGAAAGTAGCCCCATCGATTCAGCCTCGTGCTCTGAGCATCACTCAGGGTCGGGCTGTAGGGGTAGCTCACTACCTCCTAGGAGGAATCGTCGTTACCTGGTCATTCTTCATAGCACGAATCCTTTCAGTGGGATAA
- the psaB gene encoding photosystem I core protein PsaB: protein MATKFPKFSQDLAQDPTTRRIWYGIATAHDFESHDGMTEENLYQKIFASHFGHLAIIFLWTSGTLFHVAWQGNFEEWIKDPETVKPIAHAIWDPQFGSGAIDAFTQAGASGPVNIAYSGVYHWFYTIGMTTNNQLHGGAMFLLLLSSLLLFAGWLHLQPKFRPSLSWFKNAESRLNHHLAGLFGVSSLAWAGHLIHVAIPASRGQRVGWDNFLSVKPHPAGLGPFFTGNWGVYAQNPDTAGHIFGTSDGAGTAILTFLGGFHPQTESLWLTDMAHHHLAIAVIFIIAGHMYRTNWGIGHSIKEIHSAHNPPAGTPFGGLLGEGHKGLYDTVNNSLHFQLGLALACLGVVCSLVAQHMYAMPPYAFIAKDHTTMAALYTHHQYIAGFLMVGAFAHGAIFFVRDYDPEANKNNVLARMLEHKEALISHLSWVTLFLGFHTLGLYVHNDVVVAFGTPEKQILVEPVFAQFIQATHGKLLYGFDTLLSNPDSIASGTGAAYLPGWLDAINSGANSLFLTIGPGDFLVHHAIALGLHTTTLILVKGALDARGSKLMPDKKDFGYAFPCDGPGRGGTCDISAWDAFYLAMFWMLNTLGWLTFYWHWKHLCVWQGNVAQFNENSTYLMGWFRDYLWANSAPLINGYSPFGTNNLSVWAWMFLFAHLVWATGFMFLISWRGYWQELIETLVWAHERTPLANLVSWKDKPVALSIVQARLVGLTHFTVGYILTYAAFLIASTAGAFG, encoded by the coding sequence ATGGCAACAAAATTTCCAAAATTTAGCCAGGACCTCGCTCAAGATCCGACAACACGTCGAATCTGGTACGGGATTGCCACAGCCCATGACTTTGAAAGCCATGATGGCATGACCGAGGAGAATCTATATCAAAAGATTTTTGCTTCTCACTTCGGCCATCTTGCAATCATTTTCTTGTGGACGTCTGGCACTCTGTTCCACGTCGCCTGGCAAGGTAACTTTGAAGAGTGGATTAAAGATCCTGAAACTGTTAAGCCCATCGCCCACGCGATTTGGGATCCCCAATTTGGCTCAGGGGCAATTGATGCCTTCACCCAAGCTGGTGCTTCTGGCCCGGTAAACATCGCCTACTCCGGTGTTTACCACTGGTTTTACACCATTGGTATGACAACCAATAACCAACTGCATGGTGGTGCCATGTTCTTGTTATTGTTGTCATCCCTGTTACTATTTGCAGGTTGGTTGCACTTACAGCCTAAATTCCGCCCCAGCTTGAGCTGGTTCAAGAATGCAGAATCTAGGCTAAATCACCACTTGGCAGGTTTGTTTGGTGTTAGCTCCTTAGCTTGGGCAGGTCACTTGATTCACGTGGCTATCCCCGCATCTCGCGGACAGCGGGTTGGTTGGGATAACTTCCTGAGTGTCAAACCCCATCCAGCTGGATTAGGACCTTTCTTTACGGGGAATTGGGGAGTCTATGCCCAGAACCCAGATACCGCTGGACACATCTTTGGTACCTCTGACGGTGCAGGGACAGCGATTCTGACTTTCTTGGGTGGCTTCCATCCCCAGACTGAGTCCTTGTGGCTGACCGATATGGCCCATCACCACTTGGCGATCGCAGTGATCTTCATCATTGCCGGTCATATGTACCGCACCAACTGGGGTATTGGTCACAGCATCAAGGAGATTCATAGTGCCCACAATCCCCCAGCAGGTACTCCCTTTGGGGGCCTCTTAGGTGAGGGTCACAAGGGTCTATATGACACCGTCAACAACTCTCTCCACTTCCAGTTGGGCTTAGCCCTGGCTTGTTTGGGTGTGGTCTGTTCCTTGGTAGCGCAACACATGTATGCGATGCCGCCCTATGCTTTCATAGCAAAGGATCACACCACCATGGCAGCACTGTATACTCACCATCAGTACATTGCTGGTTTCTTGATGGTTGGAGCCTTCGCTCATGGTGCTATCTTCTTTGTGCGGGATTATGACCCAGAGGCTAATAAGAATAATGTGTTAGCCCGGATGCTCGAACACAAAGAAGCTCTGATTTCTCACCTGAGCTGGGTAACTCTGTTCTTAGGTTTCCACACCTTAGGACTCTATGTCCACAACGACGTCGTGGTTGCTTTCGGCACCCCCGAGAAGCAAATCCTGGTTGAGCCAGTATTTGCTCAGTTCATCCAAGCGACTCATGGTAAACTGCTATACGGCTTTGACACCCTGCTGTCTAATCCCGATAGCATAGCTTCTGGCACTGGTGCAGCTTACCTTCCTGGCTGGCTAGATGCCATCAACAGCGGAGCTAACTCCCTGTTCCTGACCATTGGTCCTGGCGATTTCTTGGTACACCATGCGATCGCTCTAGGTTTGCACACCACCACCCTGATTCTAGTCAAGGGTGCCCTGGATGCCCGTGGTTCCAAGCTAATGCCCGACAAGAAGGACTTCGGTTATGCCTTCCCTTGTGATGGTCCTGGTCGTGGCGGTACTTGCGACATCTCTGCTTGGGATGCCTTCTACCTCGCCATGTTCTGGATGCTGAACACCTTAGGCTGGTTGACCTTCTACTGGCACTGGAAGCATCTGTGCGTCTGGCAAGGTAACGTGGCTCAGTTCAATGAGAACTCTACTTATCTCATGGGCTGGTTCCGGGATTACCTGTGGGCTAACTCTGCTCCGTTGATCAATGGTTACAGCCCGTTTGGAACCAACAACCTGTCTGTCTGGGCTTGGATGTTCCTCTTCGCACACCTAGTTTGGGCAACTGGTTTCATGTTCCTGATCTCGTGGCGTGGTTACTGGCAAGAGCTAATCGAAACTTTGGTCTGGGCACACGAGCGTACTCCTCTGGCTAACTTGGTTAGCTGGAAGGATAAGCCTGTTGCGCTGTCCATCGTTCAAGCTCGTCTGGTTGGTTTAACCCACTTCACGGTAGGTTATATACTTACCTACGCCGCATTCTTGATTGCCTCGACAGCTGGTGCATTTGGCTAA
- a CDS encoding bifunctional serine/threonine-protein kinase/ABC transporter substrate-binding protein, producing the protein MKDLKANDLLDGRYRVIDTLAQGGFGKTYIAEDTRRPTNPQCVIKQLKPPTNHPKSLENARRLFRTEAETLERLGKNDQIPMLLAYFEEDEEFYLVQECIEGNTLSSEIKPGQSWSESQVRQMLQEVLRALSFIHQNRVIHRDIKPDNIIRRHRDNKLVLVDFGTVKQIRGPNHQVSGTIAVGTPGYMSTEQGRGNPRANSDIYGLGMMAIQAVTGLTINQIQEDPNTGEVIWEPWAKISDDLKSILSKMVRYHFRERYQSATEVLQALESYPQVSLPQQKSVQQPTIIQPTLVPQQYSRVPSTAIPSIPQSGQPQPTEISIPPSQLSATAPSSAQPFAGSQYSGVASQNPRRLLLPIGVATTVIGILIYLIWLFLFNNTPKTTESPNPSPFATNAQITPTSTPDQSNIQARISLGEKSLVKTEEVGTPNLQFQAAKQQGMQAMAAGDYDKAMSNFEVAIRKYPNAPETLIYLNNARIGNQKSHTIAVAGPIATDPDGTLAIVRGVAQAQDEINQTGGINGVPLKVVITSDDQNPDTAKQIASALVNNPEILGVIGHSASSVTLAAGEVYNSGKLAAISAVSTSVKLSNFSPYVFRSVPNDAFSARALANYMLTELKKQNAAVFYNSKSDYSKSLRTEFVTAVSLGGGQVVDEIDISNPDFNPATPVQQAIERGAQVLFLAPNPAVLDQALEVVKVNGKRLSLLGGDVMYSPKTLEKGAENALEMVVAVFWDIDSNPQSDFVRKSKALWNAEVNWRTAMAYDGTQALIEALKRNPTRAGVQEALSASDFVAPGVSGSIRFLRSGDRNGSVQLVKILPKQNTSSGYDFLPIPSN; encoded by the coding sequence ATGAAAGACCTCAAGGCAAATGATTTACTTGATGGGCGTTATCGAGTAATTGATACCCTAGCCCAGGGTGGATTTGGAAAAACTTACATTGCCGAAGATACTCGCCGACCAACTAATCCCCAGTGCGTTATCAAACAACTGAAGCCACCTACCAACCATCCCAAATCCTTGGAAAATGCCAGACGTTTGTTCCGAACTGAAGCCGAAACTCTAGAGAGACTGGGGAAGAATGACCAAATTCCGATGCTTTTAGCTTACTTTGAGGAAGATGAAGAGTTTTACCTGGTTCAAGAGTGTATTGAAGGAAACACCCTCAGCAGTGAAATCAAACCTGGTCAAAGCTGGTCTGAAAGCCAAGTTCGTCAAATGCTTCAGGAAGTCTTGAGAGCTCTCAGCTTTATCCACCAAAATCGAGTTATCCATCGTGATATCAAGCCCGATAATATCATCCGACGACATCGGGACAATAAGCTGGTTTTAGTTGACTTCGGCACAGTCAAGCAAATTCGCGGACCCAACCATCAAGTCAGTGGCACAATCGCTGTTGGAACCCCTGGTTATATGTCCACAGAACAAGGTAGAGGTAATCCTCGTGCCAACAGTGATATTTATGGTCTTGGCATGATGGCTATCCAGGCAGTAACTGGCTTAACGATTAATCAAATTCAAGAAGACCCTAATACTGGAGAAGTGATCTGGGAACCTTGGGCCAAGATCAGTGATGACTTAAAGTCGATTCTTTCTAAGATGGTGCGCTACCATTTTAGGGAACGTTACCAGTCTGCCACAGAGGTTCTACAGGCTCTTGAGTCATACCCACAAGTCTCATTACCACAACAGAAATCAGTACAACAGCCGACAATAATACAACCGACACTAGTTCCGCAACAGTACTCTCGAGTCCCCTCAACAGCCATTCCATCGATACCACAGTCTGGGCAACCTCAACCCACAGAGATTTCAATACCACCATCTCAACTTTCGGCAACAGCACCATCATCGGCGCAACCGTTTGCTGGGTCTCAGTATTCCGGAGTTGCCTCTCAAAACCCTCGTCGGTTATTGCTCCCCATCGGTGTCGCCACTACTGTTATTGGCATCCTTATCTATTTAATCTGGTTATTTTTATTTAATAACACTCCCAAGACTACGGAGTCACCCAACCCATCACCTTTTGCTACGAATGCTCAAATTACTCCAACTTCAACACCTGATCAGAGTAATATTCAAGCTCGAATTAGCCTTGGGGAAAAGTCCCTAGTTAAAACAGAAGAGGTAGGCACTCCAAATCTGCAATTCCAAGCTGCCAAACAACAGGGTATGCAAGCCATGGCTGCTGGTGATTATGACAAAGCCATGAGTAACTTTGAAGTAGCAATTCGGAAATACCCCAACGCTCCTGAAACTCTAATTTATCTCAATAATGCTCGTATTGGTAATCAGAAATCCCATACTATTGCTGTCGCTGGACCGATTGCTACTGACCCCGATGGTACATTAGCAATTGTGCGTGGCGTTGCTCAAGCTCAAGATGAAATCAATCAAACTGGGGGAATTAATGGCGTCCCCCTCAAAGTAGTGATTACGAGTGATGATCAAAATCCCGATACTGCTAAACAAATTGCTTCAGCGTTGGTCAACAATCCGGAAATATTAGGTGTAATTGGTCATTCCGCTAGCAGTGTAACCTTAGCCGCAGGAGAAGTATATAATTCCGGTAAACTAGCAGCTATCTCTGCTGTTAGTACTTCCGTAAAGTTGTCCAACTTTAGCCCCTATGTGTTTCGCTCAGTGCCAAATGATGCGTTTTCAGCCAGAGCCTTAGCTAACTACATGCTCACCGAGTTGAAAAAGCAGAATGCAGCGGTTTTCTATAATTCTAAGAGTGACTACAGCAAATCTCTCAGAACTGAATTTGTCACAGCGGTTTCCCTAGGAGGAGGACAAGTTGTTGATGAGATTGACATCTCCAATCCAGATTTTAATCCTGCTACACCTGTACAACAAGCGATTGAGCGGGGAGCACAGGTGCTATTTTTAGCTCCTAACCCAGCAGTTCTAGATCAAGCTTTGGAGGTTGTTAAGGTCAATGGTAAACGTCTAAGTTTGTTGGGAGGAGATGTAATGTATTCTCCTAAAACTTTAGAGAAAGGTGCAGAAAACGCTCTTGAAATGGTGGTAGCTGTTTTTTGGGATATTGATAGCAACCCTCAGTCAGACTTTGTCCGTAAATCCAAAGCCCTTTGGAATGCTGAGGTTAACTGGCGCACAGCCATGGCTTACGATGGAACCCAAGCTTTGATAGAAGCACTCAAACGTAATCCTACTCGTGCTGGTGTTCAAGAAGCCCTCTCAGCCTCAGATTTTGTAGCGCCTGGAGTATCGGGTTCAATTCGGTTTTTGCGTTCAGGCGATCGCAATGGCTCAGTCCAACTGGTAAAAATTCTTCCCAAGCAGAACACTTCCAGCGGTTACGATTTCCTGCCCATACCCTCTAATTAG